The following is a genomic window from Brachionichthys hirsutus isolate HB-005 chromosome 15, CSIRO-AGI_Bhir_v1, whole genome shotgun sequence.
GTTCATGCAGCACTAACAAACACAGTCTGGAACAGTAATTGCATTTCTTCTGCGTATAACTTTTGGTTGCATGCTGTGAGACAGAAAGGTTGATTGCCTCGTTGAATCTGTGAGTCCAGCCATTCTGCTGCAGCACTGCGGATCTCGTAATAACGATTGTCCCTCTTCCAAAGAGGCCATGTCAGCTGGTGATAGCCATGAAGAAGGCCGGCTGGTGTACCGGTATGGAGGGGAGCCAGTCGGGGCTCTAGTGCAGCCCAGCCTCCGTCCACTGATGCCATCCATCGCCCACGCCATGTTCCTTGATGTAACCCATGACAACGAGTGCCCCATACAGGTGAGTCTGTCATTCAAAGTCGATGGAAAGAATCTGgatgtttgttctttgttttcaggcAGGTATCCGGCTCTTagttagaccaagaccaatCTTCTGATTGTTTACGCCGTCTACAACGTAACCTCCTTGTGGAGGTGAAAGTGGATGGACGGAGGATTATTTTGAAAAcgcctcaattataagtaaatgggaaaatctggatgtttgttattttttgtatccggatcgctctcaaaattcaATGGACTCTTAAGTTAGTCACATTTTCAGAGGCATCTAGGAGTCTTTCCCTAATGaagctgtcaaaaacataaccttcttggcagaggtaataaccacaagaagaaaaagaaacttttACCACTTGTTTTGCCTCCGCATCCGGTCGCCATCCCTTCCTGTATTCTTCACACCACGGCATGTTGTTAATTCGGTTTTCATTCTGTCTCCCGTTGCTGAGCAGCTGCGTTCAGCTCTGGATGCCCTGCCCAGCTCTGCTATCGTCTCTATGGCCTGCTGCGCTACTGGCTCCACGAGAGGATACGATGAACTAGTGCCCCACCAGGTTGCTCTGAAACACAAACTCCAGCTAGTAGCTCCATCTCATATCGTCCGTCTCAACGTTGTTTAACTGTAGTTGAGCTTTATTTTTGCGTCACTTGAGCTTCATTCTAATCATCACCAATGATTTTAATCCAATGTATGAAACGAAAATCTGTTGAACCGATCAAAGATCAATCAATATTTGTCGTTTCCGGATGTGAGCTATATTAAATGCTGAACGCACTCACCTGATTATGCACATTCCTCCTCTTTTAAAATGGCAACATGATAAATCGTTGGGAGTAAATGCACGATGGACACACTTTAGACGGGACATACGGTCTGATCAACGAAGCATGCATCACCTAGTATTCAGCCTGACAGTTGTTTGCGTGTGTTCAGATCTCTGTCGTGAAGGAAGAGCGATTTTACCCCAAGTGGAACCctttggctcctcccacctctacAGGAGAGGTTGGATTCCAGACTGGCATCGTAGCTGGGAAACTGGCCCTCAACAGGCTGCACCAGGAACTGGCCGCGCAGGGATTCATACAGGTACCACGACGCCCCGTGTGTGCTGATGGTTGGTGAAACATACGGGGAGATAAAGTTTAAAGGCAGTTTAAGACGCGTGTAACGAGCAGGTTAAACGTCGGTGAACTGGAATAGCCCATGTGGGATTTGTAGTGTCAAAATAAACAGATTGTAAACAAGTCCGCAGGCAACGTTCCGTCATGAAGGGCTGTGCCATAGTGCTCTCTTTTGTTGTTATCCGTCCCGGGGAACGTTTTACTAGTACACCATTAAAGTCAACAGCAAAACTTTAGCTTGTAGCAAGAGCAGGCGCTACGGTGGCCCAGGCATTCATTTCAGTCAAACCTCTGCACAGCCGTTAACAAGCGCCGTGCAACAAGTCCGTCTGATCGGGGTTCCTACTGATGGTTAGTATAACCTCGAACTAAAACTGCCATCAGGCCACCCTAGTGATGATTTCAGCGTTGTCCACTCGACGTTAACATGCCAGAGATCAGTTTAGCATCTGTTACCTTCTACTCCAGGTGTATGTGGACCAGGTGGATGCAGATATTGTTGCACTTACTCGCCACTGTCCCAGCACCCACCAGTCTGTGGTGGCAGTGTGCAGAACGGCCTTCTGGAACCCCGAAAGCCACCAGTACGAGGCCAACATCCCACCCATGTTCATACCAGGTAGGGTCGCAGTGTTGTCGTTTCTGTTAGAACTCATTCATGCAACCTTCATGTATTCATATTTGAGCTGTTTTTCTATTGTAGATGTGGGTTTTGCACTTTGCCACAAGACGTTACTTAACACAGGCTTCAAATGTGGAGAATCTTTCTCTCCCGTTCTGTCTCTGAAGGGAAGATAGAAGAAGTAGTCCTGGAGGCGAGGACAGTGGAAAGGCATGCTGGGAGTTACAAGAAGGACGACAACTACATCAACGGCATGCCCGAGTACACTGTGGAAATAAAGGAGCACATTCCTGTAAATATCGCTTTGTGTTTTTACGTATTCTGACGTTTCATTTTACGTTTTAAACAAAAGGGCATGAAATGATCGTTTCTATCCGCCTTCAGTTGGAGGAGAGTACGGTGGTGAAGCGAGCTGGGGTGACCTCTAAAGATCGATCGGAGTTTGTGCAGGAAATCACCTTTCAGAAGCTGacacctggcagcgtggtagccttcaggtagtccacatgcacacctggcagcgtggtagccttcaggtagtccacatgcacacctggcagcgtggtagccttcaggtagtccacatgcacacctggcagcgtggtagccttcaggtagtccacatgcacacctggcagcgtggtagccttcaggtagcccacatgcacacacctggcagcgtggtagccttcaggtagtccacatgcacacctggcagcgtggtagcctccaggtagtccacatgcacacctggcagcgtggtagccttcaggtagtccacatgcacacctggcagcgtggtagccttcaggtagtccacatgcacacctggcagcgtggtagccttcaggtagtccacatgcacacctggcagcgtggtagccttcaggtagtccacatgcacacacctggcagcgtggtagccttcaggtagtccacatgcacacacctggcagcgtggtagccttcaggtagtccacatgcacacctggcagcgtggtagcctgcaggtagtccacatgcacgcctggcagcgtggtagccttcaggtagtccacatgcacacctggcagcgtggtagccttcaggtagtccacatgcacacctggcagcgtggtagccttcaggtagcccacatgcacacctggcagcgtggtagccttcaggtagtccacatgcacacctggcagcgtggtagccttcaggtagcccacatgcacacctggcaaCGTGGTATccttcaggtagtccacatgcacacctggcaacgtggtagccttcaggtagtccacatgcacacctggcagcgtggtagccttcaggtagtccacatgcacacctggcaacgtggtagccttcaggtagtccacatgcacacctggcagcgtggtagccttcaggtagtccacatgcacacctggcagcgtggtagccttcaggtagtccacatgcacacctggcagcgtggtagccttcaggtagtccacatgcacacctggcagcgtggtagccttcaggtagtccacatgcacacacctggcagcgtggtagcctgcaggtagtccacatgcacgcctggcagcgtggtagccttcaggtagtccacatgcacacctggcagcgtggtagccttcaggtagtccacatgcacacctggcagcgtggtagccttcaggtagCCCACATGCACGcctggcagcgtggtagccttcaggtagCCCACATGAacacctggcagcgtggtagccttcaggtagtccacatgcacacctggcagcgtggtagccttcaggtagcccacatgcacacctggcaacgtggtagccttcaggtagtccacatgcacacctggcaacgtggtagccttcaggtagtccacatgcacacctggcagcgtggtagccttcaggtagtccacatgcacacctggcaacgtggtagccttcaggtagtccacatgcacacctggcagcgtggtagccttcaggtagtccacatgcacacctggcaacgtggtagccttcaggtagtccacatgcacacctggcagcgtggtagccttcaggtagtccacatgcacacctggcagcgtggtagccttcaggtagcccacatgcacacctggcagcgtggtagccttcaggtagtccacatgcacacctggcagcgtggtagccttcaggtagtccacatgcacgcctggcagcgtggtagcctgcaggtagtccacatgcacacctggcagcgtggtagcctgcaggtagtccacatgcacgcctggcagcgtggtagccttcaggtagtccacatgcacacctgcAGACACACTCATTGAACACTCGATACATGCTTTTAAAaccatttcacattttaatccttTTTTGTCACCCGTCTGCCTCGCAGAGTTAACTTGGACCCCAAAGCCCAGAGGATGGTGGGCGTGCTGAGGTACTACCTGTCCCAGTTCAGTCCAAAGTACAGGAGAGGCAGTGTGGCCGAAGAGAGCCCCCCAGAAGTACTGCAGAAACCACTGGCCCAGTGAGCGCaccagtacacagtacacaatCATGAGCTTGGGAAATCTGACCCGCGAACATTCAACCTGAAGCCGCGGGGAAGTTCAGTGAGAATGAATGGCAGCAATAATGTCCCTGAGGACAAGGATCCTCAGGGACATGCAGGACAAGGGTCCTCAGGGACACGCAGGACAAGGGTCCTCAGGGAGACGCAGGACAAGGGTCCTCAGGGACACGCAGGACAGGGGTCCTCAGGGACACACAGGACAAGGGTCCTCAGGGACACCCAGGACAAGGGTCCATCTGTCTAAAAGCACTTTCATCTGCAGCAAACGAGCACACTGAAGTATTTGGCTTTTGGCTTTTTGCTAATGATGTTGACATGGGTCAAAGATGTGAACAAGCATGGCCAAAGTGAATCACAGGGAGCTGAGCGAAGCGCTGAACACTGCAccagtctgggggggggtcgTAGTTACTGGAAGGAGCAGGGAGCTTCTAGCCCCGTGGAGGCTACTCATCTCTACCTCAGCTGATCTCAGAACAGCATCGATAAACTCCTACATATGGGTTCCGATATCTGAGCGAGACGTCTGTCCCACATGAAGCGTTTATTCCAAGCTCTTCGTTCACAGACTGATGTCGAAGCTGACGTTAGCCGATCTGAATATTCTGCTGTATCGCTGCGACTCAGAAGAACAAGAAGGTGGGGGCGGATGCTACAGCGTCCCCGGATGGGAGACCCTCAAATATGCCGGACTACAAGGTACACAGTTCACTAAGTATACGCAGTGGAATGAAGTAATGCAATATTCCCTCGCGTTAGCTGTTCTGGAGCAGAGCGTGGGGACGCTTTAGCGTTGGACatgtgatgctgtgtgtgtgcaggtctgATGTCAGTGCTGGCTGATATCCGCCCCGGCAACGACCTGGGCCATCCCCTCTGTGCTAACCTCAGGCAAGGCGACTGGCTCATAGACTTTACCTGCAGCAGACTGATGCACAGAGAAGGACCGCTGGAGCAGGTGAGGCTTCACCCAGCGGCCCCCTGAGAACTGGCATCTACGCCgatatgttttcatttgttctgGGTTGAGTTCAGTTAAATCAAGGTggtttcaataaaaaaagagtcacAGCGCACCGAAAAAGTCCCAGACATGGGCTCCGAACCTGTCCGGAACCAGAGGCACCGTCAGAAGCATCAACTTGTTGCTCAGTGGTCCAAAGTCCTCTCGTCAGATGAGAGTAGGTTCTTCGTGCCGTTTGGAAATGGTCCCCGAGTCTGGAGGAAGAGAGGCGGAGTCAGCGATGAGTCGGGCTGGCGTGCCATCTGCTCATTTTAGAGCTCTTCATGCTGACCAGCTCTACGGAGATGCTGAGTCCGTCTTCCAGCAGGACTTGGTACCTGCCCACACTACCGAAAGCTGACTCGGTGTCCGTCTTGTTCCTGAGCTGCTGTGGGGGATCGTcaagaggaagacgagagaCGCTAGACCCGACGAAGAAGACGACACGGAGTCCACTCTCAAAGCAACCCGGGCTTCCGTTTCACCCGAGCAGCGCCACAGGCTGACGGTTCCCATGATGCAGTCAAACATCGGGTTCAGAGGAATGAACATACTTTACAGAAGCTCTGTTCAAAATCTCCTTTATTCATTGAGCTCACGTAACATTCACATTTTCCGAGACTCTGAATTTCGGCTTGTCGTTATTTGTGAGCCACGATCCTCAAACGTCATGCGCCTGCAGGTGGGTCAGTGGTTGGCAGCCATGTTTACCTACCTGAAGCACATCCCACGCTACCTCATCCCGTGCTACTTCGACGGCATCCTGGTGTCGACCTACACCACGGCGCTGGACGCCGCCTACAAGCTGATGTCCAGGTAGGATCAGCTCTGCGGCTTGTGTGGATTTCAAATGGAGGGAATTGACTTTTTTAATTTGTCTCCCTGTCTGGATAGCTTCGTCCAGAATGGCTCCACCTTCGTCGGTCAGCTGGCGCTGGGTTCGGTTCAGATGTGTGGCGTCGGGCGTTTCCCCGCCCTCCCCCGCCTTTCTATGAACTTGGAGGGCGTGCCTTACCGCATCAGTCCAATCACAGGCCAGAAGGAGCAGTGCTGCGTCTCGATGGCTGCAGGTAGCCGAGGAACACTTCGTGCTGCGTGGACTGAGGCGAGGTTCCATTAAATGCTTCCCGATCCTGTTTAGGTCTTCCTCACTTCTCCGCCGGGATTTTCCGTTGCTGGGGAAGAGATACTTTCATCGCTCTGAGAGGATTGATGCTGCTCACTGGGAGACATGCTGAGGCTCGGTACAGAAGCAGGACGATCAGCGCAGACATTATTCAGAACGGCCACTGAACTCAGAATGAGCCATCCTGTCTCATGGTTTCCATAGTAACATCATCTTGGCCTTTGCTGGGACCCTGCGGCACGGCTTGATCCCCAACCTGCTGGGTGAGGGTCGCTGTGCTCGATACAACTGCCGCGATGCTGTGTGGTGGTGGTTGCAGTGCATCCAGGTGAggggggctgctgggaaatGGAGTTTGAGACGGACGGAGACGATTCATTCAGAATGTAAATTCACTGATTAGCTATTTGCTAGATCACAACTTTGCTGTTCTTTTAAAGCCATGTAAAGAATATGGACCTAATATGATTGACCTCTCGGGAACTTAAAACGAATTATGCTAATAATTAACCACAAAACATCCATTAAAGGTAAGTGTGAATGTACAAATATTACACATCGTGTAATTCAGAATAAATATACCATCAGGGTTTTAACTAAAGGTTTATTCATTTCAAATTAGCTCCAATAAATTGCATCTAGTTTAGCCCTTTTTAGACCGAGAGAAGGGACGAACATCCCGTCTCAAAACCTTCAACCTCTATTTGAGATCGTATTAATATAATCAGAATACATGATGTTTAAGGAAGTACGTGAATACTGTGTATTTCTGTTCAGGACTATGTTGCCCAAGTTCCTGAAGGCCATGAAATCCTTCGATGCTTTGCCACACGCATGTATCCCACCGATGACTGTGAGCCTGCCTCGCCTGGAGAGGTGGTACGTACTCCTCCATGCACTCCTCCATGcactcctccatgcgctcctccatgcgctcctccatgcgctcctccatgcgctcctccatgcgctcctccatgcgctcctccatgcgctcctccatgcgctcctccatgcgctcctccatgcgctcctccatgcactcctccatgcactcctccatgcactcctccatgcgctcctccatgcgctcctccatgcgctcctccatgcgctcctccatgcgctcctccatgcgctcctccatgcacTCCTCCATGCACTCCTCCATGTACTCCTCCATGcactcctccatgcgctcctccatgcgctcctccatgcgctcctccatgcgctcctccatgcgctcctccatgcgctcctccatgcgctcctccatgcgctcctccatgcactcctccatgcgctcctccatgcgctcctccatgcactcctccatgcgctcctccatgcgctcctccatgcgctcctccatgcgctcctccatgcgctcctccatgcgctcctccatgcgctcctccatgcgctcctccatgcactcctccatgcactcctccatgcgctcctccatgcgctcctccatgcgctcctccatgcactcctccatgcgctcctccatgcgctcctccatgcgctcctccatgcgctcctccatgcgctcctccatgcactcctccatgcgctcctccatgcgctcctccatgcgctcctccatgcgctcctccatgcgctcctccatgcactcctccatgcgctcctccatgcactcctccatgcgctcctccatgcactcctccatgcgctcctccatgcactcctccatgcgctcctccatgcgctcctccatgcacTCCTCCATGCACTCCTCCATGCACTCCTACAAAAAATGAATCTGAACAGCGAGGGTGACAGACCGatagaaaacaaaacatcactGAGGCACCGACcaaaatggggaaaaaataaaaggtcCAGCTTGAATGCCGCTTTAGCAGCTTGATCCTACCTGAGTTACGGTTAAAAAGATCAAATCcaacaaaataatttcaatCAAACCCTCAACTACTGATGTGGAACGTCtcataaatgtgtttctgtgtgtgtgtgtgtgtgtgtgtgtttaggagcAGCCCTTGTATGATGTGATACAGGAGGCTCTGCAGCGCCACTTGGAAGGAATTTCCTTCAGAGAAAGAAATGCTGGCCCGAAGTTAGACATGAATATGAGAGACGAAGgtaggagtgtgtgcgtgtgtgtgtgtgtgtgtgtgtgtgtgtgtgtgtttaaatgatgGAAGTTTCTGCGACTGAAGCCACAGCCTTTGTGAATTCAGGGTTCAGCGTCGCTGCCAAGGTGGATCCAGTCACGGGATTCGTGTCCGGAGGAAACCGCTTTAACTGCGGCACATGGATGGACAAAatgggagagagtgagagagcgagGAACAAAGGGATGCCGGCCACTCCACGGTAACACACTGCAGACGTGATTGGACCCGGTCCAGCTGTGGGCtggacatcgttggactttcaTACGTTGGACTGCCGGTTAAACTAAACGGAATATTTGGTGGAACTTTTTGATTTGGCCGTTTCACTGTTGCGTAATTAAAGATAAACTGCAGGCAGCTTTGAAGGTGTCCCCATGCCCGGCGCCAGTGCGGGACACCAGGTGGTCTACTCTGCTTGGAACGCTGAgatctcgtctcgtctcgtctctccAGGGACGGAGCTGCGGTGGAGATCGTCGGCCTCTGTAAGTCGGCGCTTCGCTGGCTGGTGGAGCTCCACGCCAAAGGCCTGTTTCCTTATGATGGAGCTAAAATCAACAGAGATGGTCTGTCGCTgtcacgcgcacgcgcacacacgcacacacacacacacacgattccACCACTGTCTTCTGAACACCTTTACTGTGTTCCAGGTAAAGAAGTGTTCGTCGCTTACGCCCAGTGGAACCAGCAGGTGCAGCAATCCTTTGAAGCTCATTTCTGGGTTTCTGGGACGCCTCAGGACCCCGATGAGAAACACCCTGAACTGGTGCATAAAAAAGGCATCTATAAGGACAGCTATGGGGCCTCCAGC
Proteins encoded in this region:
- the agla gene encoding glycogen debranching enzyme, with product MLPQHLKQIRVLMLNDMENLERTLFRLDQGFELQFRLGPSLQGKSVMVHTNYPLEGQIFERKNFRILTWNYPTGKEDDSDKFCFLDLTRAGSYEYYFGHGDTEKSGSGYIIVDPVLRVGADDLVLPLDCITIQTYLSKCLGYLDDWLDRLRVAKESGYNMIHFTPLQTLGVSRSCYSLADQLAFNPDFSPEGQDYSWPDVGALVEKLMKEWNMLCITDVVYNHTAANSAWLKGHPECGYNLVNSPHLRPAWLLDRALWHLSASVAEGDYEAKGLPACITSESHLNTIHSVLWQDVFPQIKLWDFYQVNVERAVEQFRIQLLNGTKPDHVKTGGKKGLKIIQDPNYHRHGNTVDMDAALETFVPHSSSPQHIEECCGWLRQKLNEHNDEQVHVMHQHQEQAANCMVRNVMYERLADHGPRLGPVSKKNPLVTRYFTFPYPEMTLEHDMQLLNQPEKSRHFLAHNGWVMGDDPLRNFAESGSNVYLRRELICWGDSVKLRYGEGPEDCPYLWDHMKKYTQITAKYFHGIRLDNCHSTPLHVAEAMLDAARLVRPNLYVIAELFTGSEHIDNVFVNRLGISSLVREAMSAGDSHEEGRLVYRYGGEPVGALVQPSLRPLMPSIAHAMFLDVTHDNECPIQLRSALDALPSSAIVSMACCATGSTRGYDELVPHQISVVKEERFYPKWNPLAPPTSTGEVGFQTGIVAGKLALNRLHQELAAQGFIQVYVDQVDADIVALTRHCPSTHQSVVAVCRTAFWNPESHQYEANIPPMFIPGKIEEVVLEARTVERHAGSYKKDDNYINGMPEYTVEIKEHIPLEESTVVKRAGVTSKDRSEFVQEITFQKLTPGSVVAFRVNLDPKAQRMVGVLRYYLSQFSPKYRRGSVAEESPPEVLQKPLAQLMSKLTLADLNILLYRCDSEEQEGGGGCYSVPGWETLKYAGLQGLMSVLADIRPGNDLGHPLCANLRQGDWLIDFTCSRLMHREGPLEQVGQWLAAMFTYLKHIPRYLIPCYFDGILVSTYTTALDAAYKLMSSFVQNGSTFVGQLALGSVQMCGVGRFPALPRLSMNLEGVPYRISPITGQKEQCCVSMAAGLPHFSAGIFRCWGRDTFIALRGLMLLTGRHAEARNIILAFAGTLRHGLIPNLLGEGRCARYNCRDAVWWWLQCIQDYVAQVPEGHEILRCFATRMYPTDDCEPASPGEVEQPLYDVIQEALQRHLEGISFRERNAGPKLDMNMRDEGFSVAAKVDPVTGFVSGGNRFNCGTWMDKMGESERARNKGMPATPRDGAAVEIVGLCKSALRWLVELHAKGLFPYDGAKINRDGKEVFVAYAQWNQQVQQSFEAHFWVSGTPQDPDEKHPELVHKKGIYKDSYGASSPWCDYQLRPNFTVAMVVAPELFTAQRAWSALKVAEEKLLGPLGMKTLDPDDMVYCGVYDNSLDNDNYNRSRGFNYHQGPEWLWPVGFFLRAKLYFAKKLEEETYNKTVTLVKNVLSRHYTHLDRSPWKGLPELTNENGQYCPFSCETQAWSIACVLEVLYDL